The sequence TCGAAGCGCACCTGGACACGTTCCTCGTGAATCCGACCAACGTGCGTGCGAAAGTCGCTTGGAAACCTCTCGCGCATCTGCACTCGCTGGCGCCGGATTTCGACATCACCGATGGCTGGACGCTGGACCGCACTGTCCAGCCGGTGAGCACATTTAAGGGTGGCACTAAGGAAGCGCTTAAACTGCTGCGTGAGTTCGTCAAGCAAAAGCTCGAAACGTACGGTCATCGCCGCAACCATCCTGAAACCGACGGCACCAGCCGCCTCTCTCCTTATCTTCATTTCGGACACATCGGCCCACTCACCATCGCCCTCGCAGTCAAGAACGCGGACGCACCCCAGGCAGCGAAAGATTCCTACCTCAACGAGTTGTTAGTCTGGCGCGAGCTGGCGATTAACTTCGTCACCTACAATCCCAACTACGACAATTTCGAGAGTGGTGAAAATTGGGCGCACCGCTCGCTCGCCGCGCATGCAGCCGACCTTCGCCCAGTCCTATACACCGAAAAACAGTTGGAGAACGCCGAGACCTACGACCCGCTCTGGAACGCAGCGCAGAGTCAAATGGTGAACGGCGGCTGGATGCACAACTACGTACGCATGTACTGGGGCAAGAAAATCCTGGAGTGGAGCCGCACTCCGGCGGAAGCCTATCGCGTCGCGGTGGCGCTGAACGACAAGTACGAACTCGATGGCCGTGATCCCAACGGCTATTCCGGAATCGCCTGGTCGATCGTTGGCAAATTCGATCGTCCCTGGTTCGACCGGCCAATTTTCGGGACCATCCGCTACATGTCGGGGCATAGCACCGGAAGAAAATTCGACAGCCAGAAATACATCGAGCAGCAAAATCAGCCGGTGCTTTTCTAGTTTGACCGTCACATGTTTGCCGGCCGGTTCAACATCATTCCCAGGAGGAGCAAGGCTTCCGGAGGGCTGCGCGGACTTTGGGCTCACCAAAAGGCAACCCTGCAGCAGTATTGAATGACCTTCGTAACTTGGTTGGTGTTTACATCGCCGTAGAATTTCAAATGTGACAGTGTGTCTTTCCAGAGGCCAGAAAGTATGGCTGGCGATGGCTTCCGCATGCGTGTGTCTTGCGCTAGTCGTGTCTCTGGCGTGGCGGCCTTCTTCCTCTCTCACCACAGCTGGAGACTTGATTCAATCCTTGCTGCTGTCTTCTCTCCTGGTCGCTGTTGCGATCAATATGCGTGTGGGCGAGCGTCCTGAGCGTATCTTCTGGCTGTTCATGTCGATCGGTACAGGGTTATGGCTTTCTTCCCAGTTGCTGTGGACATATTTCGAAGTGATTCTAAGAAAGGAAGTGCCAAATCCATTTATCGGGGATGTGGCGATCGTCTTGCACTTGGTCCCGATCGTCGCGGCGCTCGCGATACGTCCTGACAGGGAAGGACAGAGATCGCAACTCCGATCACTCGATTTCGTCCTCCTCTTTAGTTGGTGGCTATACCTCTATCTTTTCTTTGTCATCCCGTGGCAGTACGTAATTCCCGATGCCCACACCTACGGCATCAACTTCGATGTGCTGTATTTTGCGGGGCATGTTGTCGTACTTTTCGCAGCCGCTGATGCCTGGCGAAACGGCGTGGGAATGTGGCGCGCAATATATGGACGAATCTTCCTGGCATCCCTCGTGTACGCGACTGCCTCGATTGCTGCCAGTGTGGCGATTGACTATGGCGTGTACTACACAGGTTGCCTCTACGACATTCCTCTGCTCTTTTCTATCGTGTTATTTACGCGGATGGCTCTGCTCGGCAGTCATACGAGATCCACGGCGAGCCCGACAGGCACGCCCGCTGGACATGGACAACCCCGGGTGACAGCCCTCGCCATTCTGGCTGCGATGAGTCTTCCGATCCTGGCGGCCTGGGGAGTTTTTCTCAGCGACGCGCCGGATAGAATTCGGCAATACCGACTTGGCTTGACGCTCGCGATGATCGTCTTCATCGGAGCATTGCGATCCATAAAACAGTACACGGCGGACAAGGAACTCGCGCACGCCAACGCGGAACTGCAGGAAGCCTCGGTGACAGACGCGCTGACGGGAGTGCGCAATCGCCGTTTCCTGACAACGACAATCGACAAGGACGTGCAGCAAGCTCTTCGCTTCTATTCGAGCGGTGACACGATGAATCGCAACCGCGATTTGATCTTTTATCTCATCGACGTCGATCATTTTAAATTCGTGAACGACCGATTCGGACATCAACAGGGAGATGTTCTCCTGGTGCAGGTTGCGGCAAGAATCAGCTCCGCGATTCGATATTCCGATGTCTTGATCCGATGGGGCGGCGAAGAATTTCTGGTCGTCTCGCGATTCACTGATCGGGAGAATGCTGAGATTCTGGCCAAGCGAGTCCTGGAAGCAATCGGAGGCGAAAATTTTCAGCTCACTTCCGAAGGAATACGCCGAACCTGCTCGATTGGATGGGCAGTGTTTCCGTGGTCGCCCGAAGAACCGGAAGGCGTTTCATGCCAGGAGGTTCTCCGCCTGGCAGATCAAGCTCTCTATCAGGCAAAAAATGCTGGCCGCAACACGGCAATAGGGCTGCTTTCGATGCCTGCGGTGTGCCATTCTGAAAAGAGGGGTCAAGTCTCCGGTAACCAGCCTGGCGAGGAGACTCAGGCCAGAGTGGTTGCCACAAAGGGGCCTGAGAACTTGCTGCCGCACGATGGTAAGCACTGAACAATGATTTGAGCGGTTCATCGCGCTCACGATCAAACCGCCATCCGACGCTATCCCAATACAAACTTTACGATTGCCGCGAGAGAAAGTTTTTTTTCGAACTCCGATAGTTGTGGCAATGTAGATGAATGCCAAAATCCTTCCGAATCGATCTACTCGGCAGTCCGAAATTTCAGGGAGAAATTGGGAAGTCGAAGAGCGGTCCCGCACCGGAACGAGTGCGCTGTCCGATCGAGGGTTGCGAATGCGCTTACGAAATGTTCGGCTCCCTGCCGGCAAATCGCACGGGCGATGTCACGATCTTGCTGGAACGGGTGCAGCGGGAACATCCCAGTCACACCAGCGAGGTGCTGTCGGTAAATCAGTTCCGCAGACCTCGTAAGTAATGGCCCAGCACTGGAATCACTGTGATCGCATCAATACAGAATCAGCTTGCCGAAAAACGCCGTGTTCCGCCAGAACAAATCGTTCATCCCCGACCAATGTAGTTCCTGCTTCAGAGGGCCAGCGCCCGCGTCATTGTCGTTAACGGCCAGATCGAACCCGATCGCGGCGCCACCCGCATGGATCGGTTTCATTTGCGCACCGGGCAACGCCATCAGCAGTTCCAGGTTGTAGCCATCGGGTGTTCGTTTGAATGCGAAGGTTCCCCGGTAGGGCGGTTTGCTGAAAACCGCCGTCACATCGTTCTTTGCCATTACCTCGTCGGGATAGGCAAGCGGTTCTTTACTGCCGTCCGGAAGGGTGAACATGGGTTGGGTCGCGTCCGGCTGGTTCTTCCAGAAATTGTCGAAGACGAAGGGATGTTTTTCGCTGAACACAAAATGAAATTCATGGTGCATCGGATCGCCGATGTAGTAGCGCGCCATATTCGATCCGTCATTGTCGAACATCAACTCGATCCCATCGTCATCCCACGAGCCGGTGTCATTGGTTTGGATCAGCGACCCGTGGGGCTCCGTCACTTTGTCGTCGACCACGTGGACGGCCACGTAGATGTACTGCTCGTCCCACGCCAGCTTGAAGGTGGCGGAAAGATCCTTCGGACCACCCCAGGATTTCGACGACATACCCTGGCCGACAAAAAAGAATTTCTCCTGGTCCATCGTGAAAGCCTGCACCGAAGCCCACTCGGAAAGATCGCCATCGATGGTGATCGGGAATATGCGCCGGGGAGCATAGTAAGTCGCCCAGGAATAAGGGGACGAACCCTGTAACCAAACGGGAATCGTTATCACGGCGAAGAATACCGAGAGTTTCAGGGCGCGGGAGATGTTCATTGAGAGGATCTCGTCGACTCCGGGGTCGGCGCTGATTGTACAAGGCGACGAATCGACTCTCGGGGTGATGTGGCGACTCAGGACTGTCCCGGCAAGGAAGACGGGTTCTCCCAACTACCCAGTGGGCCTCAAGGCCTAGGATGCGTCATCGTCTTGGCCGAACAGCGTTTTGACGTCTTCAACAGCGGTCAAGATCAGCACTACAACGCAGCCTACTGAGCCCACGATGAATATTCCTTCCAGCAGGCGAACCATCAACACGATCGTGGCGTTCATACGAAGCCCTCAAATCCCAGTTCAGCACAAAGGGCATAAGGATTTCGTAAGGGAACCCGCGTTCCGAGGTAGAATCGAGGCAGCGATTCGGGGTGTGCACTATGAGCGTTGTGTTTCTCTTTGTGTTTCGCCTGCTTGAGGTTATGTTCGTCATCGGACTATTGGGTTGTCTGTTCGTGATCCCATCGACTGCCTACATGATGTTCAAGGTCCTCGCCGGCGGCGATGATGGCTCGCCCGAAGAGCCGGAACCTGCTCCATAGGTTCGAGACCGCGTTTCCCTCTGCATCCAGCGAATCTTGGATCAATGACCGTTGTAAGCAGGCCTATCCCATTCATTTAGCTGGCTTTTCTTGCATACTGGCATTTTCCGCATGCCCCAGATGGGCACAGTCCCTTTGCTGTTCCGGAGTGATCGGGGTGGGGGTTTCACCGGCGGGGACAGAATTGCAGCGCATCGTATCCTCGAACCCCGGCGCAGAGAAGATGAACATCAGGCTGATCGGCTCGGTGCCCGTGTTCTTTGCACTGACCCAGGTTTGAGCCGGAATAAAAACCAATCCCCCCGCATGGAGATCGCTCTCCTCGTCGCCGAGCCAAACGTGAGCCTTGCCGGTTTGAATCAGCAGGATTTCATCCTGATCCAAGTGCCTGTGCTTCGGTATCGCGGCTCCGGGCGCAAGTTCCTCGGTGCCCGCGACAAGATGCTGAGAACCGTTGTTTTTGGGACTCACTTTCAGCATGAACTGAGAGGAAGCCGGGCGGCTGGAGTCAGTGTGAACGCGGCGAGTTCGCAGTTCGCCTTGGTCCTTTTCCAACAGAAGCGGCTTAGCCTTGGTCTCTGGGCCTGGAACTGCGTTGGATTGACTCGATTGAGAGAACGCACTGGACAGCCCGACCACTACTACGACCGCCGTAACCGCACGCTGTATTGATGTTGATTTCACGCGTCACCTCTAGTGGGGAGTCTACGCGGAGCACCTGTGGAATACACTTCGGCAAAAGAGGACGGATGAGAAGGCCGATCACGTACACGCAACCAGCCGTTTCTTGGACTTCGCTGCTCTCTTGATAGGCCTAGCGTTTTGCTTCCGCGATCATCGGCAGGCGGGCGGCGCCGAATAATCCTGCATCGCTTCCCAGCAAGGCTCGCGTGATGATTGTCTTCCGGCCGGGGCCGGGATCGACATGCGAGGAGGCTCCTCCACTTAGTGCCAGAGCGTCGGCGGGTGCAGTGGCCGCATAGACCATGCAGCGCTGCCGAAGTTCCTCGAAGACGGCGGGTGCAAAGGCCTCCCACCCGCTGGCCACTCCGCCTCCCACCACATAAATCGGGAGGTTGAGGGAATTGACGAGGGTGGAAAGGACGATGCCCAGAGCACGTCCCACGCGGCGGTAAATGCGTTTTGCGTCGTCATCGCCTTGCAGGGCGAGATTAAAAATGGATTTCGCGCTGAACTCCGCATCGGTGTGCGCAGCGCGTGCCAGCGTGCAGGATTCGTTCTGGGCGATGGCTTCCCGTGCCATGCGCACGATCGCGGTGGCGGAAGCATACTGCTCGAGGCAGCCGCGATTCCCGCAGCCGCAGGGATGCCCCTCGGGCTCGACGGTGGTGTGTCCAAACTCGCCCGCCATGCCGTTCATGCCATGCCAGATCTTGTTTTCCATCACCAGGCCGCCGCCTACTCCAGTACCGAGTGTCAGCATTGCCATGTCGTCATATTCTTTGGCGGCGCCCAGCCATTTCTCGCCGAATGCGGCAACGTTGGCGTCGTTCTCCAAAATCACCCTGGTGTTGAGGCGGCGCTCGATCTCGGCGCGTACGGGGTAGTCGGCCCAGCCCGGAAGGTTGGGAGATTCGCGAAGGAGACCAGTTTCCATGTCGATAATGCCGGGCACGCCGATGCCGATGCCGAGCAGGGCAGACGAATTCTTGTACTTGCCGGACAAATGCTGGATGGCCTCACACATATCGTTCAGGACATGATCGCGGCCGAGTGAAACTTTTGTGCCGAGCGTGACCTTCTCTACCAGGTGGCCATCCACATCGACTGCAGCAATCCGCAGGTTGGTGCCGCCCAGGTCGACTCCGATCGAAAAATCTTTCATAAGTTGAATTCTCTATGGAAAAGTGCGTTGATCTTCAGTCCTTGATAGTAGTCCTTTGAAGGACGGCAAGCCATCTGTTTTGTACACGGGGCTCTTCGGCGAC is a genomic window of Acidobacteriota bacterium containing:
- a CDS encoding deoxyribodipyrimidine photo-lyase; this encodes MDVLNKLMVQDRVRLRRSGWPDPDGTCVVYWMQRSQRGVDNPALDIAVEAANALGKPCVVFFAPVPFYPNANLRHYRFLVEGIPDIAEALAKRGVGFVLRRFPDHSLLKFCAEVRPALVVGDENPLRETEHWRDLASKKLRVPFWTVDSDVIVPSRLIEKEQYASHIIRKKLEAHLDTFLVNPTNVRAKVAWKPLAHLHSLAPDFDITDGWTLDRTVQPVSTFKGGTKEALKLLREFVKQKLETYGHRRNHPETDGTSRLSPYLHFGHIGPLTIALAVKNADAPQAAKDSYLNELLVWRELAINFVTYNPNYDNFESGENWAHRSLAAHAADLRPVLYTEKQLENAETYDPLWNAAQSQMVNGGWMHNYVRMYWGKKILEWSRTPAEAYRVAVALNDKYELDGRDPNGYSGIAWSIVGKFDRPWFDRPIFGTIRYMSGHSTGRKFDSQKYIEQQNQPVLF
- a CDS encoding diguanylate cyclase, with the translated sequence MTVCLSRGQKVWLAMASACVCLALVVSLAWRPSSSLTTAGDLIQSLLLSSLLVAVAINMRVGERPERIFWLFMSIGTGLWLSSQLLWTYFEVILRKEVPNPFIGDVAIVLHLVPIVAALAIRPDREGQRSQLRSLDFVLLFSWWLYLYLFFVIPWQYVIPDAHTYGINFDVLYFAGHVVVLFAAADAWRNGVGMWRAIYGRIFLASLVYATASIAASVAIDYGVYYTGCLYDIPLLFSIVLFTRMALLGSHTRSTASPTGTPAGHGQPRVTALAILAAMSLPILAAWGVFLSDAPDRIRQYRLGLTLAMIVFIGALRSIKQYTADKELAHANAELQEASVTDALTGVRNRRFLTTTIDKDVQQALRFYSSGDTMNRNRDLIFYLIDVDHFKFVNDRFGHQQGDVLLVQVAARISSAIRYSDVLIRWGGEEFLVVSRFTDRENAEILAKRVLEAIGGENFQLTSEGIRRTCSIGWAVFPWSPEEPEGVSCQEVLRLADQALYQAKNAGRNTAIGLLSMPAVCHSEKRGQVSGNQPGEETQARVVATKGPENLLPHDGKH
- a CDS encoding cupin domain-containing protein — its product is MKSTSIQRAVTAVVVVVGLSSAFSQSSQSNAVPGPETKAKPLLLEKDQGELRTRRVHTDSSRPASSQFMLKVSPKNNGSQHLVAGTEELAPGAAIPKHRHLDQDEILLIQTGKAHVWLGDEESDLHAGGLVFIPAQTWVSAKNTGTEPISLMFIFSAPGFEDTMRCNSVPAGETPTPITPEQQRDCAHLGHAENASMQEKPAK
- a CDS encoding ROK family protein, which produces MKDFSIGVDLGGTNLRIAAVDVDGHLVEKVTLGTKVSLGRDHVLNDMCEAIQHLSGKYKNSSALLGIGIGVPGIIDMETGLLRESPNLPGWADYPVRAEIERRLNTRVILENDANVAAFGEKWLGAAKEYDDMAMLTLGTGVGGGLVMENKIWHGMNGMAGEFGHTTVEPEGHPCGCGNRGCLEQYASATAIVRMAREAIAQNESCTLARAAHTDAEFSAKSIFNLALQGDDDAKRIYRRVGRALGIVLSTLVNSLNLPIYVVGGGVASGWEAFAPAVFEELRQRCMVYAATAPADALALSGGASSHVDPGPGRKTIITRALLGSDAGLFGAARLPMIAEAKR